From the genome of Pseudomonas sp. FP453:
TGTTGCGGGGCGGCGTGGGCCAGGTTGCACAGCAGAAGGCTGGCGATCAATGCGTTGCGCACATACGTCATTGGGCTTTCTCCGAAGCTTTCAGCCACCATGCGCTCAGGCCCAGGCTGTAGGGCGGCGTGGTGACAAAGGCGAACCGGTTGCGGTACGCCAAGCGATGATAGTTGAGGTACCAGTTGGGAATGCTGTAGTGCTGCCACAACAGCACCCGGTCCAGGGCGCGGCCGGCGGCCAGTTGGGCGTCGCGGGTCTGCGCCGCGAGCAGTTGTTCCAGCAGGTGGTCGACAATCGGGTTGGCGATGCCTGCGTAGTTCTTGCTGCCCTTGATCGCGGCCTGACTGGAGTGGAAGTACTGCCACTGCTCAAGGCCGGGGCTCAGGGTCTGGTTGAGGGTGATCAGGATCATGTCGTAGTCGAATTGATCCAGGCGCTGCTTGTACTGGGCACGGTCAACCGTGCGCAGGCGTGCGTCGATGCCGATACTGATCAGGTTCTCGACATAGGGCTGCAGGATGCGCTCCAGGTTCGGGTTGACCAGCAGGATTTCGAAGCGCAGCGGTTGCCCGTCGCTGTTGAGCAGGCGCTGGCCCGACAGCTTCCAGCCGGCCTCGCCGAGCAGGGCCAGGGCGCGGCGCATCGTGTCGCGCGGGATGCCACGGCCGTCGGTTTGCGGCAGGCTGAAGGGCTGGGTGAACAGGTTGGCTGGCAACTGGTCGCGGTACGGCGAGAGCAGCAGCCACTCATGGCCCAGCGGTACGCCGGTCGCGGAGAATTCGCTGTTGGGGTAGTAGCTGAGGGTGCGTTTATAGGCGCTGCTGAACAGGGTGCGGTTGGTCCATTCAAAATCGAACATCAGCCCCAGGGCTTCGCGCACCTTGGTCTGGCTGAACGTGGGCCGGCGCGTGTTCATGAACAGGCCTTGGCTTTGCGTGGGGATCTGGTGGGCGATTTGCGCCTTGATCACATCGCCACGGTTGACCGCCGGGAAGTTGTAGCCGGTCGCCCAGTTCTTCGCCTGGTGCTCGATGTAGATGTCGAATTCACCGGCCTTGAAGGCTTCGAAGGCCACGTCGCTGTCGCGGTAGAACTCCACCTCGACCTTGTCGTAGTTATAGAAACCCTGGTTGACCGGCAGGTCCTTGCCCCAATAATCCTTGACCCGTTCGAACACCAGTTGCCGGCCTGGGCTGACCTTGGTCACGCGGTACGGCCCGCTGCCCAGTGGTGGTTCGAAGGTGGTCGCCTTGAAGTCGCGGTCTTTCCAGTAGTGCTGGGGCAGCACCGGCAATTCGCCCAGGCGCAGGATCAGCAGCGGGTTGCCGGCACGCTTGAACACAAAGCGGATGCGGTGGCGGTTGAGCACGTCGACCCGTGCCACCTCTTGCAGGTTGGTGCGGTACTGCGGGTGGCCTTCGGTCAGCAGGGTGCGATAGGAGAAGGCCACGTCATAGGCGGTGATCGGCTTGCCATCATGGAAGCGCGCTTCCGGGCGCAGGTTGAACACTACCCAGCTGCGGTCCTCGCTGTACTCCACCGACTGCGCGATCAGGCCGTAGCTGGAGGTGGGTTCATCACCGGATGGCGCGTATTGGCCAGTACCGACCATCAACGGCTCGTTCAGCTCATTGACGCCGTATTGCAGGAAATTGGGCGTGGAAACCGGGCTGGAGCCCTTGAAGGTGTAGGGGTTGAGCGTGTCGAAGGTGCCAAATGCCATGACCCGCAAGGTCCCGCCTTTCGGCGCTGCAGGGTTTACCCAATCGAAGTGGGTGAATTTGGCCGGGTACTTGAGCACGCCGAACTGCGTATAACCGTGGCTCTCGGTAATGGTCGCGTTCGCGGTAAAGCTCAAGGCCAGACTTATTAGTAGAAGGAGGGGACGCTTCAAGTCAGAGATCCGATCCAGGCGGCTTGGGCTTTATGATCGGTACAGTAACAGCTTGTTCCGGTTGGAAAAAGGTGGTTGGCAAGGAGGGCGAGGGGCTTGAACCATGGGAAAAGCAAATGTGGGAGCTGGCTTGCCTGCGATGGCTTCACCTCGGTATATCTGAAGCACCGAGTCGATGCCATCGCAGGCAAGCCAGCTCCCACACAAGCCAGCGTTCACAGAGTCAGTAGGCAGGTTTAACGCGGCCCGGAAACCACCAGCATCTGCCCAGGCTTCAAAGCCTGGCCAGTGCGCGGGTTCCAGCGCTTGAGATGTTGCATCTCGACGTTGAAACGCTTGGCGACGATGTACAGCGAGTCGCCTTTCTGCACCTTGTATTGCACGGGTTTCTTGCTGGCCGCGAGCTTGCGTGTGTCCTGCATCACCAGGGTCTGGCCGACCTTGAGCTGCTGGCCATTGAGCTTGTTCCAGCGTTGCAGGTCATGCACATCGACCTTGTTGGCCTTGGCGATCAGCGTCAGGTTGTCGCCACTGCGCACCTTGTAGCTGCGGCTGCGCCCGGCAACGGCCTTGGTTTCAACTTCGTCGAACACCGGCTTTTTCGGGCGCATGCTCAGCAGCTCTTCCGGCTTCATCGTCGAAAGGGTGCTGGTCAGCAATTGCGCCTTGGAGGTTGGCACCAGCAGGTGCTGGGGGCCATCCAGGGTGGTGCGTTGCTTCAGGGCCGGGTTGAGCTGGAACAGTTCGTCTTCGTCGATCTCGGCCAGCGCGGCGACCCGGGACAGGTCCATGCTTTGCTTGACTTCAACCACTTCGAAGTACGGCTGGTTGGCAATCGGGTTCAGGTTCACGCCGTAGGCTTCGGGCGCCAGCACCACCTGGGACAGCGCCAGGAACTTGGGCACGTAGTCCTTGGTTTCCTGGGGCAGCGGCAGGTTCCAGTAGTCGGTGGGCAAACCGAGCTTTTCGTTGCGCTCGATGGCCCGGCTCACCGTGCCTTCGCCGGCGTTATACGCGGCGAGGGCCAGCAGCCAGTCGCCGTTGAACATATCGTGCAGACGGGTCAGATAGTCCAGGGCAGCGGTGGTGGAGGCGGTGATGTCGCGACGACCGTCGTAGGCACGGGTCTGGCGCAGGTTGAAGTAGCGCCCGGTGGAGGGGATGAATTGCCACAAGCCGACCGCATCGCTGCGCGAATAGGCCATTGGGTTGTAGGCACTTTCGATCACTGGCAGCAGCGCCAGCTCCAGGGGCATGTTGCGTTCTTCAAGGCGTTCGACGATGTAGTGAATGTAGAGGCTGCCGCGTTCGCCGGCGTTCTCCAGGAAGGACGGGTTGCTGGCGAACCACAGGCGCTGTTGCTCGATGCGCGGGTTGACGCCGACGCCGTCCTGCAATTGAAAGCCCCGGCGCATGCGTTCCCAGACATCCTGGGGCACTTCCGGGGCAGGCTTCTCTGAGAGCCAGATAACGGGTTTTTGCTTGATCTTGGCAGCAAGATTCGGTTTGGGTTGCACGGTGGATTGTGCAGCGTAATTTGTCGATTGGCAGCCCGCCAGAGTCGCGGACACAGCCACCGCCACGGCTTGAGCCAGGCGGGTCAATGCGTCTGAAGAGATGGATTTACGAATAGATGACGACATTGGCTGGAAGTAAGTTCCGGGCAAAAATGTCGGGCGATTCTAGAAAGCGCTTTGGTTCCGGTCAACCATTCAGAAATTACGTATCAGATTGCGTTGCCTTAGAACTTATCTTTCCATGCCCTCAAGCTAGCAAATACCTCGGCCCCAGAGCGGTTGTCGCGGCCATTCCGTTCGTCCGCTTTTTGTTTAACGGATGTTTCAGAGGTGCGCAGGAAGGGGTTGGTACGCTTCTCCAGGGCCAGGTTGGACGGCAGCGTCATCTCGCCGCGGGCCCGCAGCTGGCGGACGTTTTCCACCCGTTCGGCGATGTCGGCGTTGTGCGGTTCCACCGCCTGGGCAAACTTGAGGTTGCTTTGTGTGTATTCGTGGGTGCAATACACCAAGGTGTCGGCAGGCAGAGACGCCAGATGCTCAAGGGAGGCGTGCATCTGCTCCGGTGTCCCTTCGAACAGGCGCCCACAGCCGGCGGCGAACAAGGTGTCGCCAGAGAACAGTACGCCTTGGTGGTAGAAGGCGATATGGCCCAGGGTGTGTCCTGGCACGCTATAAACGTCGAAGTCCCAGCCCAGCACAGTGATGCGGTCGTTGTCGTTGAGGGCGACGTCCCGCGCCGGGATTTTTTCGTTCGCCGGGCCGTAGACCTTGGCGCCTGTAACACTTTTCAGTTGCTCGACACCGCCGACATGATCATGGTGATGGTGGGTGATCAGGATGTCGCTGAGGGTCCAGCCGGGGTGCTGTTCGAGCCACGCCAGCACGGGCGCGGCATCGCCGGGGTCGACCACCGCGCAGCGCTGGGTCTTGGGGTCTTGTAACAACCAGATGTAGTTATCGGTGAAGGCGGGCAGGGCACTGATCTGTATCATTCTTCGATTCGCCAAGCTGAACACATTGGTGCATCTTAGAACGTCTAGGCGAGTTGGAGAATGCAATGACTGATAAAGCGTTCGCCCAGGCCGATCCTGAGTGGCTGGCCCTGATCAGCGCCGCCCGCGAATGGCTGTCGGGGCCGATCGGGCAATTTTTGCTGGATGAAGAGCGGCGCATGCTCGAAGACGAGCTGGGCCGGTTCTTTGGCGGCTACCTCGTGCATTACGGCCCTTCGGCCCAGACCCCGCCGTCGGCACCGCAGGTGCAACGCAATGTGCGCCTCGGCGCGCCGCTGCCGGGGGTGGAGATTGTCTGCGAGGAACAGGCGTGGCCGCTGAGCGAGCACGCCGCCGATGTGGTGGTGTTGCAGCATGGCCTGGATTTTTGCCTGTCACCCCACGGCCTGCTGCGTGAAGCGGCGAGTAGTGTGCGCCCGGGTGGCCATTTGCTGATTGTCGGCATCAACCCCTGGAGCAGCTGGGGCATGCGCCATGTGTTCGCCCACGACGGCCTGCGCCAGGCGCGCTGTATCTCGCCGTCACGGGTGGGTGACTGGCTGAACCTGCTGGGCTTCGCGCTGGAGAAACGCCGCTTCGGGTGCTATCGTCCGCCGCTTGCCTCGACCAAGTGGCAGGCCCGTCTGGCCGGCTGGGAGCGCCGCGCGGGCGCCTGGCAGCTGTCGGGTGGCGGCTTCTATTTATTGGTGGCGCGCAAGATCGTGGTGGGCCTGCGGCCGGTGCGCCAGTTGCGGCGCGAACCCATGGGCAAGCTCGTGCCAATGCCGATGGCCAAGGTCAACCGCAAGCAAAGCGAACCGTAAAACTTCTTTTTGATTTCGAACCGAGTAACCGATGACCGATACCGTAGAACTCTTCACCGATGGCGCCTGCAAGGGCAACCCGGGCCCTGGCGGCTGGGGCGCGTTGCTGGTGTGCAAGGGCGTGGAGAAGGAACTGTGGGGCGGCGAAGCCAACACCACCAACAACCGCATGGAGCTGATGGGCGCAATTCGTGGCCTGGAAGAGCTCAAGCGCCGCTGCAATGTACTGCTGGTGACCGACTCGCAGTACGTGATGAAGGGCATCAACGAGTGGATGGTCAACTGGAAGAAGCGTGGCTGGAAGACGGCCGCCAAGGAACCGGTCAAAAATGCCGACCTGTGGCAACTGCTCGACGAGCAGTGCAATCGCCATGACATCACCTGGAAATGGGTGCGCGGGCACATCGGCCATCCTGGCAACGAACGCGCCGACCAGTTGGCCAACCGGGGTGTGGACGAAGTGCGCGGTTACAAGCAGAGCTGACGCCTACAGCGCGGCGATGGCCTGGGCCAATTGCATATCACTGTAGGTTTGCCCGGGCAGGCGTTCACGCACGTGCACCAGCGCCGACTCCAGGCGCACACCACGGATCGCGCCATCGCTGGCGACGAAGGCTTCGGCGTCATCCCTGGCGGCCTGCACAATCTTGTCATCCTTGAATGAAGAGCTGGTGCCCTTGGTGGCACTCATGGACAGGCTGACCAGAAAGTCGCTGGTCATGACGAAACTGGTGGCGTGTGCCGTGCAGGCGCTGCCCATCAGCAGCAGGGCGCATAGGGCTTTTGAACGGTTCATGGTGGTAGGCAATCCGTGGTTGGCTGGGGCGTGCAGGCTAGCAACGGAGCCTCGGGCAAACTGCGGCGGCTTTGCAAAAGAGTGTAAGAAACTGTCGAAAAGCCAAGGCCCTGGGCCAGCCTTGGGCTGCTTGGGGCATGACGTGCTAATATCCCGGCCTTTGAAATACACCACCCGTTGAGAGCTGAACCCTGATGGCCATCCGATCCGTAGTACTCGATACCGAAACCACCGGCATGCCGGTGAC
Proteins encoded in this window:
- a CDS encoding extracellular solute-binding protein, with amino-acid sequence MKRPLLLLISLALSFTANATITESHGYTQFGVLKYPAKFTHFDWVNPAAPKGGTLRVMAFGTFDTLNPYTFKGSSPVSTPNFLQYGVNELNEPLMVGTGQYAPSGDEPTSSYGLIAQSVEYSEDRSWVVFNLRPEARFHDGKPITAYDVAFSYRTLLTEGHPQYRTNLQEVARVDVLNRHRIRFVFKRAGNPLLILRLGELPVLPQHYWKDRDFKATTFEPPLGSGPYRVTKVSPGRQLVFERVKDYWGKDLPVNQGFYNYDKVEVEFYRDSDVAFEAFKAGEFDIYIEHQAKNWATGYNFPAVNRGDVIKAQIAHQIPTQSQGLFMNTRRPTFSQTKVREALGLMFDFEWTNRTLFSSAYKRTLSYYPNSEFSATGVPLGHEWLLLSPYRDQLPANLFTQPFSLPQTDGRGIPRDTMRRALALLGEAGWKLSGQRLLNSDGQPLRFEILLVNPNLERILQPYVENLISIGIDARLRTVDRAQYKQRLDQFDYDMILITLNQTLSPGLEQWQYFHSSQAAIKGSKNYAGIANPIVDHLLEQLLAAQTRDAQLAAGRALDRVLLWQHYSIPNWYLNYHRLAYRNRFAFVTTPPYSLGLSAWWLKASEKAQ
- a CDS encoding transglycosylase SLT domain-containing protein, with translation MSSSIRKSISSDALTRLAQAVAVAVSATLAGCQSTNYAAQSTVQPKPNLAAKIKQKPVIWLSEKPAPEVPQDVWERMRRGFQLQDGVGVNPRIEQQRLWFASNPSFLENAGERGSLYIHYIVERLEERNMPLELALLPVIESAYNPMAYSRSDAVGLWQFIPSTGRYFNLRQTRAYDGRRDITASTTAALDYLTRLHDMFNGDWLLALAAYNAGEGTVSRAIERNEKLGLPTDYWNLPLPQETKDYVPKFLALSQVVLAPEAYGVNLNPIANQPYFEVVEVKQSMDLSRVAALAEIDEDELFQLNPALKQRTTLDGPQHLLVPTSKAQLLTSTLSTMKPEELLSMRPKKPVFDEVETKAVAGRSRSYKVRSGDNLTLIAKANKVDVHDLQRWNKLNGQQLKVGQTLVMQDTRKLAASKKPVQYKVQKGDSLYIVAKRFNVEMQHLKRWNPRTGQALKPGQMLVVSGPR
- the gloB gene encoding hydroxyacylglutathione hydrolase: MIQISALPAFTDNYIWLLQDPKTQRCAVVDPGDAAPVLAWLEQHPGWTLSDILITHHHHDHVGGVEQLKSVTGAKVYGPANEKIPARDVALNDNDRITVLGWDFDVYSVPGHTLGHIAFYHQGVLFSGDTLFAAGCGRLFEGTPEQMHASLEHLASLPADTLVYCTHEYTQSNLKFAQAVEPHNADIAERVENVRQLRARGEMTLPSNLALEKRTNPFLRTSETSVKQKADERNGRDNRSGAEVFASLRAWKDKF
- a CDS encoding class I SAM-dependent methyltransferase gives rise to the protein MTDKAFAQADPEWLALISAAREWLSGPIGQFLLDEERRMLEDELGRFFGGYLVHYGPSAQTPPSAPQVQRNVRLGAPLPGVEIVCEEQAWPLSEHAADVVVLQHGLDFCLSPHGLLREAASSVRPGGHLLIVGINPWSSWGMRHVFAHDGLRQARCISPSRVGDWLNLLGFALEKRRFGCYRPPLASTKWQARLAGWERRAGAWQLSGGGFYLLVARKIVVGLRPVRQLRREPMGKLVPMPMAKVNRKQSEP
- the rnhA gene encoding ribonuclease HI, which produces MTDTVELFTDGACKGNPGPGGWGALLVCKGVEKELWGGEANTTNNRMELMGAIRGLEELKRRCNVLLVTDSQYVMKGINEWMVNWKKRGWKTAAKEPVKNADLWQLLDEQCNRHDITWKWVRGHIGHPGNERADQLANRGVDEVRGYKQS
- a CDS encoding DUF2388 domain-containing protein, with translation MNRSKALCALLLMGSACTAHATSFVMTSDFLVSLSMSATKGTSSSFKDDKIVQAARDDAEAFVASDGAIRGVRLESALVHVRERLPGQTYSDMQLAQAIAAL